One stretch of Pigmentiphaga aceris DNA includes these proteins:
- a CDS encoding DUF6933 domain-containing protein yields MNDAVSYLKCTGEVQKAIGLDKKALAEASPALSPLGHWYVHRFSVGRTKFFLFMSEVSLLSFVLQKSKTPVTTKTLPTLFLLGLSQLLSMKGIDAATIEKTVAPYLSGRFAKTDSRKTLGCMNDLVFQYTAMVEQGGGAASCDLSDVIWRANEIPQRTLGWEKSWVVTQSLIEGTDPVLKSASR; encoded by the coding sequence TTGAATGATGCCGTGTCTTATTTGAAGTGCACGGGCGAGGTGCAAAAGGCGATTGGCCTCGACAAGAAGGCGCTTGCCGAGGCATCGCCGGCTTTGTCCCCGTTGGGGCATTGGTATGTCCACCGTTTTTCGGTGGGGCGGACGAAATTTTTCTTGTTCATGAGCGAGGTTTCTCTTCTTTCCTTCGTCCTCCAGAAGAGCAAAACGCCAGTCACAACCAAGACTTTGCCCACCCTGTTCCTGCTAGGGCTTAGCCAATTGCTGTCCATGAAAGGCATTGACGCCGCCACAATTGAAAAAACCGTGGCACCTTATCTTTCCGGTCGCTTTGCCAAAACCGATAGCCGCAAGACCTTGGGCTGCATGAACGATCTCGTGTTCCAGTACACGGCGATGGTGGAGCAGGGTGGTGGCGCGGCCTCTTGCGACCTGTCGGACGTCATCTGGCGGGCCAATGAAATACCGCAGCGGACGCTGGGGTGGGAGAAGTCTTGGGTGGTCACTCAGTCGCTTATCGAGGGTACAGACCCAGTCCTCAAGTCCGCTTCCAGATAA
- a CDS encoding DUF2442 domain-containing protein — translation MSKNPPPWHVLSVRVVSAWKIEVVFQDGLRGVADLKDLICSEDAGVFAMLRDLSIFAQVYVDHGAVTWLGEVDLAPDALHASIQAQGTALQT, via the coding sequence ATGAGCAAGAACCCACCGCCCTGGCATGTGCTTTCTGTGAGAGTGGTGTCAGCGTGGAAAATTGAAGTTGTCTTTCAAGACGGACTTCGTGGGGTAGCTGACTTGAAGGATTTGATTTGCTCAGAAGATGCGGGCGTCTTTGCCATGCTGCGCGATCTCAGCATATTTGCGCAAGTCTACGTTGATCACGGCGCGGTGACTTGGCTGGGCGAGGTCGACCTAGCGCCAGATGCGTTGCATGCGAGCATCCAAGCGCAAGGTACTGCTTTGCAGACCTGA
- a CDS encoding TauD/TfdA family dioxygenase, whose translation MSIILKQPLTGPATWRGADLVNDTSWIKHLSADMIAELDAALAEVKRRGLSFPNFSADDFPIQTLKPLLDAISEELENGRGFSLLRGLPVERYSDDEIHIINYGIGLHMGEPVRQNAKGDLLGLVQHVGDVTKKETRVYQTNLYLPYHSDPSDVVGLLCVRKAKQGGVSSLISVGAIYNELLKNSPEYLGLYYRPMFYAHLDQDLRSPLFSYHAGKLSCRYLRQYIELGHEQNNRPLSQVEVEALDAFDAAMQKPELRLDMMLEPGDLQFANNYAVLHSRNAFEDFEEEDKRRKMYRLWLKMPNARALSPEFPGRSGFSGVAAG comes from the coding sequence ATGAGCATCATCCTCAAACAGCCCCTGACCGGTCCCGCCACATGGCGCGGTGCCGACCTGGTCAACGACACGTCCTGGATCAAGCACCTGTCAGCCGACATGATTGCCGAACTGGATGCGGCGCTGGCTGAAGTGAAGCGACGGGGCTTGTCGTTCCCGAATTTCTCTGCCGACGATTTCCCGATCCAGACGCTCAAGCCCTTGCTGGATGCCATCTCTGAAGAACTGGAGAACGGCCGCGGCTTTTCTTTGCTGCGTGGGTTGCCGGTGGAACGCTATAGCGACGATGAGATCCACATCATCAACTACGGCATTGGCCTGCACATGGGTGAACCGGTGCGGCAAAACGCCAAGGGTGATTTGCTGGGCTTGGTGCAGCACGTCGGCGACGTGACCAAGAAGGAAACGCGCGTCTATCAGACCAACCTGTACTTGCCGTATCACTCTGACCCGTCGGACGTGGTGGGCCTGCTGTGCGTGCGCAAGGCGAAGCAGGGCGGGGTCAGCAGTTTGATCAGCGTGGGGGCGATCTATAACGAGCTGCTGAAGAACAGCCCGGAATACTTGGGGCTTTACTACCGCCCGATGTTCTACGCCCACCTAGATCAGGACCTGCGCTCGCCGCTGTTCAGCTACCACGCGGGCAAGCTCAGCTGTCGCTATTTGCGGCAGTACATCGAGCTTGGGCACGAGCAGAACAATCGGCCCTTGTCGCAGGTCGAAGTGGAAGCGCTGGACGCGTTCGATGCCGCCATGCAGAAGCCGGAATTGCGGCTGGATATGATGCTGGAACCGGGTGACCTGCAGTTCGCCAATAATTATGCGGTGCTTCATTCGCGCAATGCGTTCGAGGATTTCGAGGAAGAAGACAAGCGCCGCAAGATGTATCGGCTGTGGTTGAAGATGCCGAATGCGCGCGCCTTGTCGCCGGAGTTTCCCGGGCGTAGTGGGTTCTCGGGCGTTGCTGCTGGCTGA
- a CDS encoding helix-turn-helix domain-containing protein yields MTKPKAKSRILDAIQETAGDLHRLGFIEKRKQEKLEVLCLPPIPPYNRARIRALRERLQLSQTVLASVLNISPSTLRKWEIGEKHPSGASLKLLDLLARKGLEAVL; encoded by the coding sequence ATGACTAAGCCCAAAGCAAAAAGCCGAATTCTGGATGCGATCCAAGAGACGGCTGGTGATCTGCACCGTTTGGGTTTCATCGAAAAGCGCAAGCAGGAAAAGCTGGAGGTGCTATGCCTCCCACCAATTCCGCCTTATAATCGCGCGCGAATCCGTGCGTTGCGCGAACGATTGCAGCTAAGCCAGACGGTGCTCGCATCGGTGCTCAACATAAGTCCGTCCACGTTACGTAAGTGGGAGATTGGCGAAAAGCACCCTAGCGGGGCTTCGCTGAAGCTGCTTGATCTGCTGGCGCGCAAGGGCTTGGAGGCAGTGCTTTGA
- a CDS encoding DUF4160 domain-containing protein, which produces MPTISAFYGILIKMYFQDHAPPHFHALYADAEALIDIRTLTVIEGQLPRRANALVLEWAQEHRAELMEDWKLCEMRQAPRKIRPLP; this is translated from the coding sequence ATGCCGACGATCAGTGCGTTCTACGGAATTTTGATCAAGATGTACTTCCAGGATCACGCACCACCTCATTTCCACGCGCTGTATGCTGACGCAGAGGCGCTGATAGACATCAGAACGCTTACCGTGATCGAAGGTCAGTTGCCGCGCAGAGCCAATGCGCTTGTACTGGAATGGGCGCAAGAACATCGGGCGGAACTGATGGAGGATTGGAAGCTATGCGAGATGAGACAGGCACCGCGCAAGATTCGCCCGTTGCCATGA